A DNA window from Piliocolobus tephrosceles isolate RC106 chromosome 9, ASM277652v3, whole genome shotgun sequence contains the following coding sequences:
- the TLX1 gene encoding T-cell leukemia homeobox protein 1 isoform X2, protein MEHLGPHHLHPGHAEPISFGIDQILNSPDQGGCMGPASRLQDGEYGLGCLVGGAYTYGGGGSAAGAGAGGAGAYGTGGPGGPGGPGGPGGPAGGGGACSMGPLPGSYNVNMALAGGPGPGGGGGSSSGGAGALSAAGVIRVPAHRPLAGAVAHPQPLATGLPTVPSVPAMPGVNNLTGLTFPWMESNRRYTKDRFTGHPYQNRTPPKKKKPRTSFTRLQICELEKRFHRQKYLASAERAALAKALKMTDAQVKTWFQNRRTKWR, encoded by the exons ATGGAGCACCTGGGACCGCACCACCTCCACCCGGGTCACGCAGAGCCCATCAGCTTCGGCATCGACCAGATCCTCAACAGCCCAGACCAGGGTGGCTGCATGGGGCCGGCCTCGCGCCTCCAGGACGGAGAATACGGCCTTGGCTGCTTGGTTGGAGGCGCCTACACTTACGGCGGCGGGGGCTCCGCGgccggggctggggctggaggcgCGGGGGCCTATGGCACTGGAGGTCCGGGCGGCCCCGGAGGCCCCGGCGGCCCCGGAGGCCCGGCAGGCGGCGGCGGCGCCTGCAGCATGGGTCCGCTGCCCGGCTCCTACAACGTGAACATGGCCTTGGCGGGCGGCCCCGGTCCtggtggcggcggcggcagcagcagcggcGGTGCGGGGGCACTCAGCGCTGCGGGGGTGATCCGGGTGCCGGCACACAGGCCGCTCGCCGGAGCCGTggcccacccccagcccctggccaccGGCTTGCCCACCGTGCCCTCTGTGCCTGCCATGCCGGGCGTCAACAACCTCACTGGCCTCACCTTCCCCTGGATGGAGAGTAACCGCAGATACACAAAGGACAGGTTCACAG GTCACCCCTATCAGAACCGGACGCCCCCCAAGAAGAAGAAGCCGCGCACGTCCTTCACACGCCTGCAGATCTGCGAGCTGGAGAAGCGCTTCCACCGCCAGAAGTACCTGGCCTCGGCCGAGCGCGCCGCCCTGGCCAAGGCGCTCAAAATGACCGACGCGCAGGTCAAAACCTGGTTCCAGAACCGGCGGACAAAGTGGAG GTAA
- the TLX1 gene encoding T-cell leukemia homeobox protein 1 isoform X1: protein MEHLGPHHLHPGHAEPISFGIDQILNSPDQGGCMGPASRLQDGEYGLGCLVGGAYTYGGGGSAAGAGAGGAGAYGTGGPGGPGGPGGPGGPAGGGGACSMGPLPGSYNVNMALAGGPGPGGGGGSSSGGAGALSAAGVIRVPAHRPLAGAVAHPQPLATGLPTVPSVPAMPGVNNLTGLTFPWMESNRRYTKDRFTGHPYQNRTPPKKKKPRTSFTRLQICELEKRFHRQKYLASAERAALAKALKMTDAQVKTWFQNRRTKWRRQTAEEREAERQQANRILLQLQQEAFQKSLAQPLPADPLCVHNSSLFALQNLQPWSDDSTKITSVTSVASACE, encoded by the exons ATGGAGCACCTGGGACCGCACCACCTCCACCCGGGTCACGCAGAGCCCATCAGCTTCGGCATCGACCAGATCCTCAACAGCCCAGACCAGGGTGGCTGCATGGGGCCGGCCTCGCGCCTCCAGGACGGAGAATACGGCCTTGGCTGCTTGGTTGGAGGCGCCTACACTTACGGCGGCGGGGGCTCCGCGgccggggctggggctggaggcgCGGGGGCCTATGGCACTGGAGGTCCGGGCGGCCCCGGAGGCCCCGGCGGCCCCGGAGGCCCGGCAGGCGGCGGCGGCGCCTGCAGCATGGGTCCGCTGCCCGGCTCCTACAACGTGAACATGGCCTTGGCGGGCGGCCCCGGTCCtggtggcggcggcggcagcagcagcggcGGTGCGGGGGCACTCAGCGCTGCGGGGGTGATCCGGGTGCCGGCACACAGGCCGCTCGCCGGAGCCGTggcccacccccagcccctggccaccGGCTTGCCCACCGTGCCCTCTGTGCCTGCCATGCCGGGCGTCAACAACCTCACTGGCCTCACCTTCCCCTGGATGGAGAGTAACCGCAGATACACAAAGGACAGGTTCACAG GTCACCCCTATCAGAACCGGACGCCCCCCAAGAAGAAGAAGCCGCGCACGTCCTTCACACGCCTGCAGATCTGCGAGCTGGAGAAGCGCTTCCACCGCCAGAAGTACCTGGCCTCGGCCGAGCGCGCCGCCCTGGCCAAGGCGCTCAAAATGACCGACGCGCAGGTCAAAACCTGGTTCCAGAACCGGCGGACAAAGTGGAG ACGGCAGACTGCGGAGGAGCGGGAGGCCGAGAGGCAGCAAGCGAACCGCATCCTCCTGCAGTTGCAGCAGGAGGCCTTCCAGAAGAGCCTGGCACAGCCGCTGCCCGCCGACCCTCTGTGCGTGCACAACTCATCGCTCTTCGCCCTGCAGAATCTGCAGCCGTGGTCTGACGACTCGACCAAAATCACTAGCGTCACGTCGGTGGCGTCGGCCTGCGAGTGA